The DNA window GTGCTGACAGGatgtttcctctccctcctcatcttcacaACGCTGCTAGGCAACACGCTTGTGTGCGCTGCTGTCACCAAGTTTCGACACCTCAGATCGAAGGTTACCAACTTTTTCGTCATCTCTCTTGCCATTTCTGACCTTCTGGTGGCTATCTTGGTGATGCCATGGAAGGCGGCGACAGAGATCGTGGGGTTTTGGCCATTTGGCGCCTTCTGCAATGTCTGGGTGGCATTTGACATCATGTGCTCCACTGCCTCTATATTGAACCTGTGTGTGATTAGTGTCGACCGTTACTGGGCCATCTCGAGCCCATTCCGCTATGAACGCAAGATGACCCCTAAAGTAGCGTGTCTGATGATCAGTGTGGCATGGACCCTGTCTGTTCTCATCTCCTTCATTCCTGTCCAGCTTAACTGGCACAAAGCTCAGACCACTAGTTACGCAGAGCTTAATGGAACTTACCCTGGTGATCTTCCACCTGACAACTGTGACTCCAGCCTTAACAGGACCTAcgccatctcctcctcccttaTCAGCTTCTACATCCCTGTGGCTATTATGATCGTCACCTATACCCGGATCTACCGCATTGCCCAGAAACAGATACGGAGAATATCTGCCCTGGAGCGGGCAGCAGAGAGTGCCAAAAACCGTCACAGCAGCATGGGGAATAGTTCGAACATAGAAAGTGAGAGCTCTTTCAAAATGTCGTTCAAACGAGAAACCAAAGTCTTAAAGACACTCTCAGTCATCATGggggtgtttgtgtgctgctggTTGCCCTTCTTCATCCTTAACTGCATGGTTCCATTCTGTGAGCCAAACTTGCCAGATGGTGCCACGGACTTCCCCTGTATCAGCTCCACCACCTTTgacgtgtttgtgtggtttggcTGGGCTAACTCCTCGCTCAACCCCATCATTTATGCCTTCAACGCTGACTTCCGCAAGGCCTTCTCCATCCTCCTGGGTTGCCACCGGCTCTGCCCAGGGAGCAACGCCATTGAGATCGTCAGTATTAACAACAACATGGGTGCCCCTACCTCAAACCCAAACTGCCAGTATCAGCCCAAGAGTCACATCCCAAAGGAGGGCAACCATTCAGCCAGCTACGTGATTCCACACAGCATCCTGTGTCAGGAGGAGGAGTTACAGAAGAAGGACGGATGTGGAGGAGAGATCGAGGTAGGGATGGTCAACAACGCCCTGGAGAAACTGTCCCCAGCCGTCTCTGGGAATTTAGACAGCGACACTGAGGTCACGCTGGAAAAGATCAATCCCATAACGCAGAACGGACAGCATAAAGCTCTGTCATGTTGAGAAAAGCAAAGATAGATTGGAGTACACCGAGGCATGTATGTACACACAAGGGGACGAAAAAAGCTTACACAGAAGGacagcaaaaagaaacaaaagagacaGACATCTCTAAGAATATGACTGAAACAGTAAGGGGGACAGGACGTCAAGACTGTCTACATAAATCCACATGGAAAAACCTACAGAATGTTTTAAAGTAAAGGCACTTTATCCTGGATATAACTATCTGCAAAATACTCTCAGCATTTATTGATGAAATTGCCACATTTGATGATAAATGTTGATAATGTGAATATTAATGCAGAACACTAGCTATGTGCACATGTATACATTTTTGAACAGTATTCAGAGAAAGATGTGTACATCTGCACATGTATACTGTACAGTACTGACACTGTCCTGGAAAAACTTCAACACAGTATATACAGTGGAGCAAGATGTAGTAACCATTAGAAAAAATGTCTTGTAGGTATAGGTGCTTTATATGTGTTTCATGGAAGCGAGAACAATGTTGGTGAATTGGTTTTGGTTCGGTATAATTAGTTGTTTTTTGCAGTTATTTCTCTTCAGTACATTTCTATGGATGATTTTGTTGCAAAACCGAATCACCTGTATTGcagttgttatttatttttctaaaatgaCTTCATACACCAAAGTAACAATGTTCTGATCCAAACTAAAACAGGTGGGATGCACTTGATGGAGTTCCATACCTTAA is part of the Paralichthys olivaceus isolate ysfri-2021 chromosome 15, ASM2471397v2, whole genome shotgun sequence genome and encodes:
- the drd1b gene encoding dopamine receptor D1b encodes the protein MDQNFSTVRDGKQLLPERDSSKRVLTGCFLSLLIFTTLLGNTLVCAAVTKFRHLRSKVTNFFVISLAISDLLVAILVMPWKAATEIVGFWPFGAFCNVWVAFDIMCSTASILNLCVISVDRYWAISSPFRYERKMTPKVACLMISVAWTLSVLISFIPVQLNWHKAQTTSYAELNGTYPGDLPPDNCDSSLNRTYAISSSLISFYIPVAIMIVTYTRIYRIAQKQIRRISALERAAESAKNRHSSMGNSSNIESESSFKMSFKRETKVLKTLSVIMGVFVCCWLPFFILNCMVPFCEPNLPDGATDFPCISSTTFDVFVWFGWANSSLNPIIYAFNADFRKAFSILLGCHRLCPGSNAIEIVSINNNMGAPTSNPNCQYQPKSHIPKEGNHSASYVIPHSILCQEEELQKKDGCGGEIEVGMVNNALEKLSPAVSGNLDSDTEVTLEKINPITQNGQHKALSC